In Candidatus Ryanbacteria bacterium CG10_big_fil_rev_8_21_14_0_10_43_42, the following are encoded in one genomic region:
- the cas4 gene encoding type V CRISPR-associated protein Cas4, which produces MESYIQISKINDFMFCPLSVYLHGVYESFDTSLYHDTPQVEGRLNHESIDSGTYSTSKHILQGLSVYSGTYGIMGKIDIYDEKKKMLVERKTKIKRIWPGYMYQLYGQYFCMKEMGYKIETLFLHSLSDNKRYPIPLPEERDKKRFLFFIEAMRSFDIRTYKNHRCHKCTNSIYGILTW; this is translated from the coding sequence ATGGAATCCTATATCCAAATATCAAAAATAAACGATTTTATGTTTTGCCCGCTGTCGGTGTATCTGCATGGCGTGTATGAAAGTTTTGATACGTCACTGTATCATGACACGCCACAGGTGGAGGGGAGATTAAATCACGAAAGTATTGATTCCGGTACGTATTCTACGTCAAAACATATTTTGCAGGGTTTGTCGGTGTATAGCGGAACATACGGCATTATGGGGAAAATTGATATTTACGATGAAAAAAAGAAGATGCTTGTTGAGCGCAAAACAAAAATAAAAAGAATATGGCCCGGATATATGTATCAACTGTATGGACAGTATTTTTGCATGAAAGAAATGGGATATAAAATAGAAACATTATTTTTGCACAGCTTGTCTGATAACAAACGCTACCCTATACCGTTGCCGGAGGAACGGGATAAAAAACGTTTTTTATTTTTTATTGAAGCAATGAGATCGTTTGATATACGAACATATAAAAACCACCGGTGCCATAAGTGCACTAATTCCATTTACGGAATTTTAACATGGTAA
- the cas2 gene encoding CRISPR-associated endonuclease Cas2, which yields MLLLTYDFSDDRVRAKFSKFLEKFGHRIQYSVFEIRNSRRVLQNIKSEIELVYKNAFTGADSVLIFHICEGDKKKIARYGYAKNEEKDVVVFE from the coding sequence ATGCTTCTTTTAACGTATGATTTTAGCGATGATCGCGTTCGTGCAAAGTTTTCAAAATTTCTTGAGAAATTTGGACACAGGATACAGTATTCGGTGTTCGAGATTCGTAATAGCCGGCGGGTATTGCAAAATATAAAAAGTGAGATAGAATTGGTGTATAAGAATGCATTTACGGGAGCGGACAGTGTTTTGATATTTCATATCTGTGAGGGTGACAAAAAGAAGATTGCGCGATATGGATATGCTAAAAATGAAGAAAAAGACGTTGTGGTCTTTGAGTAG